Below is a genomic region from Pseudarthrobacter sulfonivorans.
GCACGGCTCTCCTAAAGCCGGTGTCGTTGGTTCGATTCCAATCGAGGGCACTTGAATCTTCCGTCACCGGAGTTTGACCTCCGCGCCTACCTGCTCGGCCCCTCGCCGGCCAGGAACCTCTCCATTCAGGGAAGCTGGGCCGTTGAACGGCAGCTGCTGGACCGGTCAACGGGCACCCACGGAACCTTTGCCGGCGTCGTACGTTTTTCCCCTACGGACGACGGCGGCCTGGCCTTCCGTGAAGAAGGCACCATGCGCTGGCCCACCTTTACCGGCCCTGCCTCGCGTGAATACGTCCTGAAACCCGCTGACCGGCCCGACGCCCTGGACGTATTTTTTGCCGACGGGCGGCCCTTCCACCGGATGAGTTTCACGCCGGAGGCCAGCCAGGACCGGCACTGGTGCGATCCCGATACGTACCGCGTGGCCTACAACTACGAAGGCCCTGACACGTTCAGTTACACGTGGGATGTGACCGGCCCGCGCAAGGACCTGCTGCTGACGTCCGCCCTGAAGCGTCAGGTCTGAAGCGGCTGGTCTGAACAGGCTAGGCTCGGTACCGTGAAAGCCCGCATTGTTGTCTCCGCCGTCTGTGTCTTCGACGACGCCGGCCGGCTCCTGACCTTCCGCAAGCGCGGCACCAGCATGTTTATGCACCCCGGCGGCAAGCCAGAAGCCGGTGAAACCGCCGTCCACGCCGCTGCGCGGGAACTTCAGGAGGAAGTGGGGATCGTGGTGGATCCGCGCGAGCTGGAGCTGATGGGCGTCTGGATCGCCGACGCCGCCAACGAGGCGGCCACGGACATTGAAGCCACCGTGTTTACGGCACCGGGAACCTGGACGGCGCACCCGTCAGCTGAAATCGCCGAAATCCGCTGGCTGGACCTGGCTGCGCTGGACCGCGGCGCGCCGCCGCCCGCGGACCTCGCCCCGCTGCTGACGGACCACATCCTGCCGGAACTGGCCGCGCTGCGCCGCTGAGGGGTGGGTCTAGTACTCCGGAACGGCTTCCGCTGCTACGGCCGAGGCCTCGGCGAACTGCGTCTGGTAGAGCTCGGCGTACCGGCCGTCGGCGGCCAGCAGTTCCGTGTGGTTCCCGCGCTCCACGATCCGCCCGTCCTCCACCACCAGGATGACGTCGGCGGCACGGATGGTGGACAGCCGGTGGGCAATCACGACGGCGGTGCGCCCCTCGAGCGCGGCGCCCAGGGCCGCCTGCACGGCGGCTTCGTTCGTGGAGTCGAGGGCGGCGGTGGCCTCGTCGAGGATGACCACCCGGGGCTGGGAAATCAGCAGCCGGGCGATGGTGAGGCGCTGGCGTTCACCGCCTGAGAGCCGGTAACCGCGCTCCCCCACTACAGTGTCCAGGCCGTCTGGCAGGGACCGGATCATGGTTTCCAGGCGGGCCTGCCGGATGGCGTCCCACATGTCCTCTTCGGTGGCGTCCGGCCGGGCAAGCCGGAGGTTGGAAGCGATGGATTCGTGGAAGAGGTGTCCGTCCTGGGTGACCATCCCCAGTGTGTCCCGCAGGGAATCGAAGGTGGCGTCCCGGACGTCCAGCCCCGAGCCGGGTAGGGTGCCGCCGAGCCGCACGGCGCCGGAATCGACGTCGTACAGCCGGGAAAGCAGCTGCGCGATGGTGGACTTTCCGGCACCGGAGGAACCCACCAGGGCGACGGTCTGCCCGGGTTCCACCCGGAAACTGATGCCATGCAGCACCTCTTCGCCGCCGCGGGTGTCCAGCGTGGACACTTCCTCGAGCGAGGCCAGCGAGACCTTGTCCGCCGAGGGGTAGGCGAAGCGAACGTCGTCAAACTCCACCGAAACGTTTCCCGGCGGGATGGCCACGGCGTCGGGCTTCTGCTGGATCAGGGGCTTGAGGTCCAGGATCTCGAAAACCCGCTCGAAGCTGACCAGGGCACTCATGATTTCCACGCGGGCATTGGACAGGGCGGTGAGCGGGGCGTAAAGGCGGGTCAGCAGCAGTGCCAGCACCACCACGTCACCCGCGGCGAGCTGCCCGCCAATGGCCAGCCAGCCGCCCAGGCCGTAGACCAGGGCCAAGGCGAGTGCGGACACCAGCGTCAGCGCGGTGACGAAGGTGAACTGCAGCATGGCCGTTCGGACGCCGATGTCCCGGACGCGGCCGGCCCGGACAGCGAACTCGCGGGATTCCTCGTCCGGGCGGCCGAAGAGCTTGACGAGCGTGGCGCCCGGAGCGGAGAAGCGCTCGGTCATCTGGGTGCCCATGGC
It encodes:
- a CDS encoding DUF6314 family protein produces the protein MNLPSPEFDLRAYLLGPSPARNLSIQGSWAVERQLLDRSTGTHGTFAGVVRFSPTDDGGLAFREEGTMRWPTFTGPASREYVLKPADRPDALDVFFADGRPFHRMSFTPEASQDRHWCDPDTYRVAYNYEGPDTFSYTWDVTGPRKDLLLTSALKRQV
- a CDS encoding NUDIX hydrolase, encoding MKARIVVSAVCVFDDAGRLLTFRKRGTSMFMHPGGKPEAGETAVHAAARELQEEVGIVVDPRELELMGVWIADAANEAATDIEATVFTAPGTWTAHPSAEIAEIRWLDLAALDRGAPPPADLAPLLTDHILPELAALRR
- a CDS encoding ABC transporter ATP-binding protein, which translates into the protein MSMDGVAWHSLYNISRAKNGSQPFSKATLKRVLGFARPHRTKLIAFVALSIVMAFLAVATPVLAGQVVDAIVAKAGTDEVIRLALLIAVVAVAEAGLGLVSRWLSSNIGEGVIVDLRTRVFDHVQKMPIAFFTRTRTGALVSRLNNDVIGAQSAFAGTLSGVVSNVVALILTLIVMLGTSWQVTVLAMILLPIFLIPARRMGSKLADLRREAANHNAAMGTQMTERFSAPGATLVKLFGRPDEESREFAVRAGRVRDIGVRTAMLQFTFVTALTLVSALALALVYGLGGWLAIGGQLAAGDVVVLALLLTRLYAPLTALSNARVEIMSALVSFERVFEILDLKPLIQQKPDAVAIPPGNVSVEFDDVRFAYPSADKVSLASLEEVSTLDTRGGEEVLHGISFRVEPGQTVALVGSSGAGKSTIAQLLSRLYDVDSGAVRLGGTLPGSGLDVRDATFDSLRDTLGMVTQDGHLFHESIASNLRLARPDATEEDMWDAIRQARLETMIRSLPDGLDTVVGERGYRLSGGERQRLTIARLLISQPRVVILDEATAALDSTNEAAVQAALGAALEGRTAVVIAHRLSTIRAADVILVVEDGRIVERGNHTELLAADGRYAELYQTQFAEASAVAAEAVPEY